One genomic window of Paracholeplasma manati includes the following:
- a CDS encoding transporter substrate-binding domain-containing protein, whose translation MRRMFVVLTVLFALTLSACSTSSYEVEEGNTLVVGLEAAYAPYNWTTQAQNEFTVPLSGQPGAYVDGYDVVVAQYIADELGLVLEVKAIEWDGLIPALQAGQIDVIIAGMSPTSERAQTVNFSSEYYRAQQVMVVRTDSSFAAATTLAGFTGAKVVAQLGTLQDDLIDQIPSVVHQTPLDSYNALTNSVLSGVADAFIAELPVAMSIVQSNSNLTFINFTGSNGFTVSEEDITTAVALRKRDTALLEAINGVLAELSVETRDAWMLAALNRQ comes from the coding sequence ATGAGAAGAATGTTTGTAGTATTAACCGTTTTATTTGCATTAACCTTGTCTGCATGTAGCACATCGAGCTACGAAGTAGAAGAAGGTAATACCTTGGTGGTTGGGTTAGAAGCAGCGTATGCACCATACAACTGGACAACCCAAGCACAAAATGAATTTACAGTACCACTATCAGGTCAACCGGGTGCGTACGTCGATGGTTATGATGTTGTGGTAGCACAATACATCGCCGATGAACTTGGCTTGGTTCTAGAAGTCAAAGCGATTGAATGGGATGGTTTGATTCCGGCACTACAAGCAGGACAAATCGATGTGATTATCGCTGGTATGAGTCCAACATCCGAACGTGCACAAACCGTTAATTTTTCAAGTGAATATTACAGAGCACAACAAGTGATGGTTGTTAGAACCGATTCAAGCTTCGCTGCCGCAACCACATTGGCTGGTTTCACTGGTGCTAAAGTTGTTGCGCAATTGGGTACATTACAAGATGATTTGATCGATCAAATTCCAAGTGTCGTTCATCAAACACCCCTCGATTCGTATAACGCTTTAACCAATTCAGTATTGAGTGGGGTTGCTGACGCATTCATCGCTGAATTGCCAGTGGCGATGTCCATTGTTCAATCCAACTCAAACTTAACGTTCATTAACTTTACCGGGTCCAATGGATTCACTGTTTCTGAAGAAGATATCACCACAGCAGTTGCGCTTAGAAAAAGAGACACTGCTTTACTTGAAGCCATCAATGGTGTTTTAGCTGAACTATCGGTTGAAACCCGTGATGCTTGGATGCTAGCAGCCCTCAATAGACAATAA
- a CDS encoding ABC transporter ATP-binding protein, whose protein sequence is MKKILELLKPFWRTLTVSLTLKMLGSITDLFLPFLIAYMIDDVIPTTTTDNLWPIYMVGIYMFLIALAGWLMNIFANRTAERIAAEAIRELRHEVFEKIEGLSSAQIDQFTRPSLISRMTTDTYNLYNSTAGIQRLGVRAPVLLIGGILMSFLVDPILTLVMIATLPFIGLVVYTVSKKGIPLYKEIQVRVDRLIRTVREFITGARVIKSLSMSEHEQQRFEKDNQRTVDGELKASITMAKINPLMNGIVNIGLVLVLVFGAFRLDQGYVQKGDITAFVTYFTIILNAMMSITRVFVMLSRAQASGARIDEILNAPNDIQDGTEDIVVNSKLPHIAFNHVSFSYNKQKYNVEDISFELFEGQTLGIIGSTGSGKTTLVNLLMRFYDTTDGEILYYGKPIQTLKVKDLRSRIGLVLQQDLIFSESIYQNIQFNRNKIGHYDIDMATRIAQAEFIYEREDAFEAMMATRGMNLSGGQKQRILIARAIAGKPDVLILDDASSALDYQTDMKMRKKLNETLAHTTKIIIAQRISSLKEADLILVMDEGKIIAKGTHETLLKTSSTYQLLAKHQMGGAAL, encoded by the coding sequence ATGAAAAAAATCTTAGAATTATTAAAGCCATTTTGGCGCACACTGACGGTCTCATTGACCTTAAAAATGCTGGGGTCTATTACCGACCTTTTTTTACCATTTTTAATCGCTTATATGATTGATGATGTCATTCCAACGACCACAACGGACAACCTTTGGCCAATCTATATGGTCGGTATATATATGTTTTTAATCGCCTTAGCGGGCTGGTTGATGAACATCTTTGCCAACCGAACTGCAGAACGGATTGCAGCTGAAGCGATTCGAGAGTTAAGGCATGAAGTATTTGAAAAAATCGAAGGCTTATCCTCTGCACAAATTGATCAATTTACCAGACCATCATTAATATCTAGAATGACCACCGATACCTATAATTTATACAATTCTACTGCGGGTATTCAACGTTTAGGGGTTAGAGCACCAGTGTTATTAATTGGTGGTATTTTGATGTCATTCTTGGTTGACCCAATCTTAACATTGGTCATGATCGCGACATTACCATTCATTGGGTTGGTTGTTTACACCGTATCCAAAAAAGGTATTCCTTTATACAAAGAAATTCAAGTGCGTGTTGACCGATTGATTCGTACGGTCAGAGAGTTCATCACAGGTGCGCGCGTCATTAAATCCTTATCGATGAGTGAACACGAACAACAACGTTTTGAAAAGGACAATCAACGCACGGTAGATGGCGAACTCAAAGCGAGCATCACGATGGCAAAAATCAACCCATTGATGAATGGGATTGTCAACATTGGTCTGGTTTTGGTCTTGGTATTTGGGGCATTTCGTCTCGATCAAGGCTATGTTCAAAAAGGGGACATTACGGCTTTTGTTACCTATTTCACCATCATCTTGAATGCGATGATGTCGATTACAAGGGTATTCGTTATGTTATCCAGGGCACAAGCCTCTGGTGCCCGTATTGATGAAATACTCAATGCGCCAAACGACATCCAAGATGGTACGGAAGATATTGTGGTGAACAGCAAATTACCACACATCGCCTTTAACCATGTGTCATTTTCTTATAATAAACAAAAATACAATGTAGAAGACATCTCATTTGAGTTATTCGAGGGACAAACCCTCGGTATTATCGGTTCAACAGGGTCAGGCAAGACCACTTTGGTCAATCTTTTGATGCGTTTTTACGATACCACCGATGGCGAAATCCTATATTATGGTAAGCCGATTCAAACCTTAAAGGTGAAGGATTTACGCAGTCGAATCGGATTGGTTTTACAACAAGATTTGATTTTCTCAGAATCTATTTATCAAAACATTCAATTCAATCGTAATAAAATTGGCCATTATGACATCGATATGGCAACCCGTATCGCTCAAGCAGAGTTTATTTATGAACGAGAAGATGCGTTTGAAGCGATGATGGCGACCCGTGGGATGAATTTATCGGGTGGTCAAAAACAACGCATATTGATCGCAAGAGCAATCGCTGGCAAACCAGATGTACTCATTTTAGACGATGCCTCATCCGCACTAGACTATCAAACCGATATGAAGATGCGTAAAAAACTCAATGAGACGTTGGCTCATACCACTAAAATCATCATTGCCCAACGCATTTCTAGTTTAAAGGAAGCCGATTTAATCTTGGTCATGGATGAAGGCAAGATCATTGCGAAAGGCACCCACGAAACACTATTAAAAACCTCTAGTACCTATCAACTGTTGGCGAAACACCAGATGGGAGGGGCAGCGTTATGA
- a CDS encoding amino acid ABC transporter permease has product MFLDVLASLPPQSDFFGTIIYIIQSYYKIILYGLSVTILLSVVGTFGGFILAMGVTQARVVKIDVKRDPVFVKIYKAVFRQLAIVYVTIFRGTPMIVQAMIIYYGIASAGIFAWWSPLPAGLIIVTINTTAYISEVLRGGLQAVDPGQMEAARTLGMSHRQAMRKVMWPQAIKNALPGVGNEFVVNLKDTAVLSVISVVDLFYSVRQGASATYRYYESFMIAAILYLMLTYLSSKLVDYLSKRLDTTAEVNA; this is encoded by the coding sequence ATGTTTTTAGATGTTTTAGCCAGCCTGCCACCACAAAGTGATTTCTTTGGCACCATTATTTACATCATTCAGTCCTATTATAAAATCATTTTATATGGGTTGAGTGTGACCATTTTATTATCCGTCGTAGGTACCTTCGGCGGATTTATCCTCGCCATGGGTGTGACCCAAGCGCGTGTGGTCAAAATCGATGTCAAACGTGACCCTGTATTTGTTAAAATATACAAAGCAGTCTTTAGACAACTCGCCATCGTGTATGTCACCATTTTTAGAGGAACACCGATGATTGTCCAAGCGATGATCATCTATTATGGGATTGCGAGTGCAGGCATTTTTGCTTGGTGGAGTCCACTACCAGCCGGTTTAATCATTGTTACCATCAATACCACCGCCTATATTTCAGAGGTTTTAAGGGGTGGATTACAAGCTGTAGACCCTGGCCAAATGGAAGCTGCTAGAACATTAGGCATGAGTCACAGGCAAGCGATGCGTAAAGTGATGTGGCCACAGGCGATTAAAAATGCTTTACCAGGGGTGGGCAATGAATTCGTTGTCAACCTAAAAGATACCGCTGTTTTATCGGTCATTTCAGTCGTTGATTTATTCTATTCTGTGCGACAAGGGGCATCTGCCACTTATCGCTATTATGAGTCGTTTATGATTGCGGCGATACTGTATTTGATGCTCACCTATTTATCATCTAAATTGGTGGATTATCTATCGAAACGCTTAGATACCACTGCGGAGGTGAACGCATGA
- a CDS encoding ABC transporter ATP-binding protein, whose protein sequence is MMYAGKQSRKSNDGSQKAKNRKYVVKRLWDYLIFYKWRLALAIFLTVISNLLSLVGPYLTGRTVSAMENGVKFDQVFLFAGLMIVFYILSSILNYSLSIAMVKISQSVVYKMRKDVFDKLTKVPVSFFDQNQTGDIISKISYDIDTINTSLATDVVSIFTSLITVVISLVMMLIMSPILSLVFLITIPLSFIFTRTLSKIVKKKYRLRNMKLGELNGFSEEMITGQKTVQSYVSEAAVLSRFDIINDEASDASYKAGYYSTVVGPTVNFISNLSVTLVGVFGGLLYFNGSIDLGKLTSFTLYSRRFSGPINQMSNILADIQSALAAAERVFGLIDLKEEVLDKDDATPYENVNGEIEFNAVQFSYDKKTPIIQNLSFKAQPGQVVAIVGPTGAGKTTLVNLLMRFYDVDGGEIIADGKNIQDYTRDSLRRAFSMVLQDTWLFTGSMADNIAYGNGEVTREQIIEAAKKAKIHHFIEALPQGYDTELTDEGLNISKGQKQLLVIARAMLSNTKMLILDEATSNVDTQTEIHIQQAMLQLMQNKTTFVIAHRLSTIQNADLILVIKDGNIVEQGKHDELIQKQGFYNKLYQAQFE, encoded by the coding sequence ATGATGTATGCAGGCAAACAATCCCGCAAAAGCAATGACGGTTCACAAAAAGCCAAGAACCGTAAATACGTAGTTAAACGCTTATGGGATTATCTCATATTTTATAAGTGGCGTCTGGCTTTAGCCATTTTCTTAACCGTGATTTCTAACCTCTTATCCTTGGTTGGACCTTACCTAACAGGTCGTACGGTTTCTGCGATGGAAAACGGGGTTAAGTTCGATCAAGTGTTCCTATTTGCTGGACTGATGATAGTATTCTATATCTTAAGTTCAATCTTAAATTATTCATTGTCCATCGCGATGGTCAAAATCAGTCAAAGCGTTGTATATAAAATGCGTAAAGACGTCTTTGATAAATTAACCAAAGTCCCTGTATCATTCTTTGACCAAAATCAAACCGGGGACATCATCTCAAAAATCTCTTATGATATCGACACCATCAATACGTCACTCGCGACCGATGTGGTCTCGATATTCACCTCATTAATTACCGTAGTCATCTCCTTGGTCATGATGCTCATCATGTCACCAATTCTATCCTTGGTATTCTTAATTACCATCCCGTTGTCTTTCATTTTTACCCGAACATTGTCCAAAATCGTTAAGAAGAAATATCGTTTAAGAAACATGAAACTTGGCGAACTCAATGGGTTCTCTGAGGAAATGATTACAGGTCAAAAAACCGTTCAATCTTATGTTTCAGAAGCCGCTGTTTTAAGCCGTTTTGACATCATCAACGATGAAGCATCGGATGCTTCTTATAAAGCGGGGTATTATTCTACCGTGGTTGGACCGACTGTTAACTTCATATCGAACTTATCTGTGACCTTGGTCGGTGTATTCGGTGGTTTATTGTATTTCAATGGTTCGATTGACTTAGGTAAACTCACCAGCTTCACCTTGTATTCTAGACGTTTCTCAGGTCCAATCAACCAAATGAGCAACATTTTGGCGGATATTCAAAGTGCGCTCGCAGCTGCTGAACGCGTCTTTGGATTGATTGACCTCAAAGAAGAAGTACTAGACAAAGACGACGCTACACCGTATGAAAATGTCAACGGTGAAATCGAATTTAATGCGGTTCAGTTCTCCTATGACAAGAAAACCCCAATCATTCAAAATCTAAGTTTTAAGGCTCAACCAGGCCAAGTGGTCGCGATTGTTGGTCCGACAGGGGCAGGTAAAACAACCTTAGTCAATTTATTGATGCGTTTCTATGATGTGGATGGCGGAGAAATCATTGCTGATGGTAAAAACATCCAAGATTATACCCGTGACTCCTTGCGTCGGGCGTTTTCAATGGTCCTTCAAGATACCTGGCTTTTCACCGGTTCGATGGCAGATAACATCGCCTATGGTAATGGTGAAGTCACCCGTGAACAAATCATTGAAGCCGCTAAGAAAGCCAAGATTCATCATTTCATCGAAGCGTTGCCTCAAGGTTATGATACTGAACTCACCGATGAAGGACTCAATATCTCTAAAGGTCAAAAACAACTGTTGGTCATTGCGCGAGCGATGTTATCCAACACCAAGATGTTGATTTTGGATGAAGCCACATCGAATGTCGATACGCAAACCGAAATCCATATCCAGCAAGCCATGTTACAACTCATGCAAAATAAGACCACCTTTGTCATTGCCCACCGTTTGTCTACGATTCAAAATGCAGACTTAATATTAGTCATCAAAGATGGCAATATTGTCGAACAAGGCAAGCACGACGAATTGATCCAAAAACAAGGCTTTTATAACAAACTCTATCAAGCGCAATTCGAATAA
- a CDS encoding glycoside-pentoside-hexuronide (GPH):cation symporter, with the protein MTKSNRFTFGVGTIGRDMSYTLISMYLMFYLTDIMDLNAQMILILTAIIVTIRVFDAFNDPFMGVIVDNTRSRFGKFKPWIFVGLVGSAITSVLMFSDFGLTDTAFIIVFTLSYVLWELFFTMNDIAYWSMLPALTQDQKEREEIGSWARVFANLGVFIVVGGLIPITNYFKNDLNMTEQNAFFTFVFISAILMVIGQLVTIRFTKVEVHFAKVEQTKISEMFGVILKNDQLLWAAIAMSLFMTGYMITTNFGLHFFKYAYKDESMYGVFGIVLGASQMVALLVFRFLSNQFTRKQLFTGAIGLVLLGYVLFFIAPMDIIWIGLAGIIMFFGQGMLQLIILVLLADTVEYGHYKLGKRNESVSFAIQPFVNKLSGAIASLVIGVTLVWIGITEVTSPSEVTDTDVLYLKLSMLVLPVILIIASYLIYYKCYKIDKKMYDQIIETLKKRDDEFLAQNEDNKIS; encoded by the coding sequence ATGACCAAGTCTAACCGTTTTACATTTGGTGTCGGGACCATTGGTCGCGACATGAGTTATACCTTGATTTCGATGTATTTAATGTTTTACCTCACCGATATCATGGATTTGAATGCACAAATGATTTTAATCTTGACCGCCATCATTGTTACCATTCGTGTATTTGACGCATTTAATGACCCGTTTATGGGGGTTATTGTGGATAATACCCGTTCTAGATTTGGTAAATTTAAACCGTGGATATTCGTTGGTTTAGTCGGATCTGCCATCACTTCGGTACTGATGTTTAGCGATTTCGGATTGACAGATACCGCATTCATCATTGTTTTCACATTGTCTTATGTCCTCTGGGAACTCTTTTTCACCATGAATGATATTGCTTATTGGTCGATGTTACCAGCCTTAACGCAAGATCAAAAAGAACGTGAAGAAATTGGCTCATGGGCTAGGGTATTCGCGAATTTAGGGGTATTCATCGTGGTAGGTGGATTGATTCCCATCACGAATTATTTTAAAAACGATTTAAACATGACAGAACAAAATGCATTCTTTACATTTGTTTTCATCAGTGCGATACTGATGGTCATCGGTCAATTGGTGACCATTCGTTTTACCAAAGTAGAAGTGCATTTCGCGAAAGTTGAACAAACCAAAATCAGCGAAATGTTTGGAGTCATTCTTAAAAATGACCAGTTATTATGGGCAGCCATCGCGATGAGTTTATTTATGACAGGGTATATGATTACCACTAATTTTGGACTACACTTTTTCAAATATGCTTATAAAGATGAAAGTATGTATGGTGTATTTGGTATTGTTTTAGGGGCATCTCAAATGGTGGCGTTACTCGTATTTAGATTTCTATCGAATCAATTTACACGCAAACAGTTATTCACAGGTGCCATTGGTTTGGTCTTATTGGGCTATGTATTGTTTTTTATCGCACCCATGGACATCATTTGGATTGGTTTGGCTGGTATCATCATGTTCTTTGGACAAGGGATGTTACAATTGATCATTCTTGTTTTACTAGCAGATACGGTTGAATATGGACACTATAAGTTAGGCAAACGGAATGAATCTGTGAGCTTCGCGATTCAGCCGTTTGTCAACAAATTATCTGGTGCTATCGCATCCTTGGTGATTGGCGTTACATTGGTTTGGATTGGCATCACTGAAGTCACATCGCCATCTGAAGTGACCGATACCGATGTTTTATACTTAAAATTATCGATGTTGGTTTTGCCAGTCATTTTGATTATTGCCAGTTACTTGATTTATTATAAATGCTATAAAATTGATAAAAAAATGTATGATCAAATTATTGAAACCTTAAAAAAACGCGATGATGAATTTTTGGCTCAAAATGAAGATAATAAAATTAGTTAG
- a CDS encoding cold shock domain-containing protein, with translation MTGKVKWFDAEKGYGFISTSEGKDVFVHFSAIQADGYKALAEGDQVEFEVKEGDRGPQAAKVVKL, from the coding sequence ATGACAGGCAAAGTTAAATGGTTCGATGCTGAAAAAGGTTACGGCTTTATTTCAACATCAGAAGGCAAAGATGTGTTTGTACACTTCAGCGCTATCCAAGCTGATGGTTACAAAGCATTAGCAGAAGGCGACCAAGTTGAATTTGAAGTTAAAGAAGGCGACCGCGGCCCACAAGCTGCTAAGGTTGTTAAATTATAA
- a CDS encoding Fic family protein has product MERGLLEAEKKHLLIALKEASKEELQKIESVFELEQAYAAIGFEGKNHITRAEVERLIKARQLLDRSEREQKEVLNHVKAYEFVKKAVEEKQPLTEDFVKDLHQIILEDIMVGGLYRQVNIQLMGSTHQPPDHVKVYDRMKKFFMNLEEFEGDAIERACYVHLSISKIHPFVDGNGRLARLLMNFVLMQNDYLPISISHDQIQAYFHALDTFKEQKDMTPMMELVNGLLIKRYNEVNQLLNK; this is encoded by the coding sequence ATGGAAAGAGGCCTTTTAGAAGCAGAGAAGAAACACCTCTTGATTGCTCTTAAAGAAGCAAGCAAAGAGGAACTTCAAAAAATCGAAAGTGTATTTGAATTAGAACAAGCCTATGCAGCCATCGGTTTTGAAGGTAAGAATCACATCACTAGAGCGGAAGTTGAGAGACTCATCAAAGCGAGACAACTACTTGACCGTAGTGAACGTGAACAAAAAGAAGTTTTAAACCATGTTAAGGCGTATGAATTTGTGAAAAAAGCGGTTGAAGAAAAACAACCACTCACAGAAGATTTCGTCAAAGATTTACACCAAATCATCTTAGAGGATATCATGGTTGGCGGATTATATCGCCAAGTGAATATCCAACTCATGGGTTCTACCCATCAACCACCTGACCACGTAAAAGTATACGACCGCATGAAAAAATTCTTTATGAACTTAGAAGAATTTGAAGGCGACGCGATTGAACGTGCATGCTATGTACACCTATCTATATCCAAGATTCATCCATTTGTGGATGGCAACGGGCGCTTAGCTCGACTACTGATGAATTTTGTTTTAATGCAAAACGATTACTTACCGATTTCGATTAGCCACGATCAGATTCAAGCGTATTTCCATGCGCTAGATACGTTCAAAGAACAAAAAGACATGACGCCAATGATGGAACTCGTGAATGGGCTTTTAATCAAGCGATACAACGAAGTCAATCAACTGCTCAACAAGTAA
- a CDS encoding alpha-glucosidase — MTFKQGIFYQIYPRSFKDANGDGIGDIKGIISKLDYLLQLGVNYIWLSPVYASPNVDFGYDISDYFSINPEYGTMADMDKLIAEGKKRGIYFVMDLVMNHTSSEHAWFKSSLDPNSPYRDYYFHRPGKGNKLPNNWTSFFGEKAWSKNADGTYYLHLFAQNQPDLNWDHPMMYEEFKKIILFWLNKGIKGFRCDVVNVMCKTDLENGKNRLFLKGLEKYQSTPKNHMYLKRIHKELIEPNGAFLVGETVMINTQQANDLLGTESEKELDMMFGFEHMDADQFLVKWFKRKFNPDKFNRILTKWQLELPWNANYFENHDQPRSVSRYGSLHYHKESAKMLSTVLLTLKGSPFIFQGQEIGMTNVDYKSLDEYMDIETKNIWALAKKLWIPKFYRWHMIKTVSRDNARSPMQWDAKGGFSTGKPWLRINHNQTIINVEAQTDDGNSILSYYKRLIKIRQQHPVLIDGDFVPLVIKKGVFAYHRVLGNQKILVVVNMSSKYRKFKHSMDGEILLQNYPPLEMKRLRPYEARIIEVQNDQV, encoded by the coding sequence ATGACATTCAAACAAGGCATATTTTATCAAATCTATCCACGTAGTTTTAAAGACGCCAACGGCGATGGCATTGGTGATATCAAAGGCATCATTTCAAAACTTGACTACCTCCTTCAACTGGGTGTGAATTATATATGGCTTTCGCCTGTATATGCATCACCCAATGTCGATTTTGGTTACGATATTAGTGACTATTTTTCAATCAACCCTGAATACGGTACGATGGCTGATATGGATAAACTGATTGCTGAAGGGAAAAAGCGTGGGATTTATTTCGTGATGGATTTGGTCATGAACCACACTTCTAGTGAACACGCGTGGTTTAAATCCTCTTTAGATCCGAATAGTCCTTACCGTGACTATTATTTTCATCGTCCCGGTAAAGGTAATAAATTACCCAACAATTGGACCAGTTTTTTTGGTGAAAAAGCCTGGTCTAAAAATGCAGATGGAACTTATTATTTACACCTATTTGCCCAAAATCAACCCGATTTGAATTGGGACCACCCAATGATGTATGAAGAATTCAAAAAAATCATCTTATTTTGGCTCAATAAAGGCATCAAAGGATTCCGTTGTGATGTTGTGAATGTGATGTGTAAAACCGATTTAGAAAATGGTAAAAACCGTTTATTCTTGAAGGGGTTAGAAAAGTATCAATCCACACCCAAGAACCATATGTATTTGAAACGTATTCACAAAGAACTCATCGAACCAAATGGGGCTTTTTTAGTGGGTGAAACCGTGATGATCAACACCCAGCAAGCCAATGACTTATTAGGCACAGAATCTGAAAAAGAACTCGATATGATGTTTGGTTTTGAACATATGGATGCAGATCAATTTTTAGTTAAATGGTTCAAAAGAAAATTCAATCCAGATAAATTCAACCGTATTCTCACAAAATGGCAGTTAGAACTCCCATGGAATGCCAATTATTTTGAAAATCATGATCAACCCAGAAGTGTCTCAAGGTATGGGTCACTTCATTATCATAAAGAAAGTGCCAAAATGCTTTCGACCGTATTGTTAACACTCAAAGGTTCCCCTTTCATTTTCCAAGGTCAAGAAATCGGGATGACCAATGTCGACTACAAATCATTAGATGAGTATATGGACATTGAGACAAAGAACATTTGGGCTTTAGCAAAAAAACTATGGATTCCTAAATTCTACCGTTGGCATATGATTAAAACGGTCTCTCGTGATAACGCTAGAAGCCCGATGCAATGGGATGCCAAAGGTGGGTTTTCAACGGGAAAACCATGGTTAAGAATAAACCATAATCAAACGATTATCAACGTGGAAGCCCAAACTGATGATGGTAATTCAATCCTAAGTTACTATAAAAGACTGATCAAAATTAGACAACAACACCCCGTTTTGATCGACGGTGATTTTGTCCCACTGGTGATTAAAAAAGGCGTATTTGCTTATCACCGCGTATTAGGCAATCAAAAGATTTTAGTGGTGGTGAACATGTCATCCAAATACCGTAAATTCAAACATTCGATGGATGGCGAGATTCTTTTACAAAACTATCCACCGCTTGAAATGAAACGTTTGAGACCATATGAAGCGAGAATCATCGAGGTTCAAAATGACCAAGTCTAA
- a CDS encoding amino acid ABC transporter ATP-binding protein has translation MNPIIRVENLTKKFDDRIILNSINLTVNPKEVITLIGSSGSGKTTLLRCLNLLNEPNSGHIFFEDKDLMDPTTDINKLREHMGMVFQQFNLFNNKNVLDNCIMAPMLRLGLSKKEATDRAVMYLTKVGLKDFIKQDVRRLSGGQKQRVAIARALCMEPKVMLFDEPTSALDPEMVGEVLSVIKTLRDEGMTMVIVTHEMGFAKEVSDRILFMDQGIVLEENNPEDFFNRPKEERTKQFLNRVIQHI, from the coding sequence ATGAATCCCATCATCCGTGTAGAGAATTTAACCAAAAAATTTGATGACCGCATCATCCTTAACAGCATTAATTTAACCGTTAATCCAAAAGAAGTGATCACTTTAATCGGGTCATCTGGGTCAGGAAAAACCACCTTATTGCGTTGTTTAAACTTACTGAATGAACCCAATAGTGGACACATATTTTTTGAAGATAAAGACTTAATGGATCCGACCACTGATATCAACAAACTCCGTGAACACATGGGGATGGTCTTCCAACAATTCAATTTATTCAATAATAAAAATGTATTGGATAATTGCATCATGGCGCCGATGCTACGTCTTGGGTTAAGCAAGAAAGAAGCCACCGATCGCGCTGTGATGTATTTGACAAAAGTGGGTTTAAAAGACTTTATCAAACAAGATGTTAGACGTTTATCCGGGGGACAAAAACAAAGGGTAGCCATCGCAAGAGCACTTTGTATGGAACCCAAAGTCATGTTATTTGATGAACCCACATCCGCACTTGATCCTGAAATGGTAGGAGAGGTCCTTTCAGTCATCAAGACATTGCGCGATGAAGGGATGACGATGGTCATTGTCACCCATGAAATGGGTTTTGCAAAAGAAGTCTCGGATCGTATTTTATTCATGGATCAAGGCATTGTCCTCGAAGAAAATAATCCAGAGGATTTCTTCAATCGCCCAAAAGAAGAAAGAACCAAACAATTTTTAAATCGTGTGATTCAACACATTTAA